The Streptomyces tubercidicus DNA segment GGTGGTCCAGCTGGGCTCGATGCCCGCACCGCGGTAGAGGAAGTGCTCCAGGACCTGCTGGCCGTGCGTGGAGTGCATGACCTCGGGGTGGTACTGGACGCCGTAGAGCTTCTTCTCGTCGTTCTCGAAGGCGGCGACCGGGACCACGTCCGTGGACGCGGTGACCGTGAAGCCCTCGGGGGCGGCGGAGCAGGCGTCCCCGTGCGACATCCACACCGACTGCTCGGTGGGGGTGCCCTCGAAGAGGGTGGAGCCGGGACGGGAGACGGTCAGCGGGGTACGGCCGTACTCACGGGCGCCGGTGTTGTCGACGGTGCCGCCGAGAGCGGTGGCCATGAGCTGGAAGCCGTAGCACATACCGAAGACCGGGACACCGGCCTCGAACAGCGAGCGGTCCAGGCTGGGGGCGTCTTCGGCGTAGACCGACGAGGGGCCGCCGGAGAGGATGATCGCCTTCGGGTTCTTGGCGAGCATCTCCGCCACCGGCATGGTGGACGGGACGATCTCGCTGTAGACCCGGGCCTCTCGGACCCGGCGGGCGATGAGCTGGGCGTACTGTGCGCCGAAGTCGACTACGAGGACGACGTCCGGGGCAGCGGCAGGGGGCGCTGATGGCACTTCGGCGGCCTTCCGGCGGTGTGGAGCAGGGGTTGGACTTTCGATTCTAACGGGCTCATACTTGGCCCCATGTACAAGCAGCTGAGCTTCGTCTTTACCTATGGCACCGGCCCGTCCGGCTGCCATGGTCGTGCTGCTTGATCCACTGACAAGCGAAACTTCCCAGGCGCCCCGGACCGGCAAGGTCCGGGGCGTCTGCGTCTGTCAGGACCGTTTACCGGCTCCGGGGCCACGGACCCCCAGGAGATACCGCCATGAGCACCACGACCGGCACCGCCCCCGACACCGGCGCCCGCTCCCCCGAGGCCGCCGGAGTCATCACCGACGCGCGGCAGCGGATCGACGATCTCGACGGCCGGATCATCGGCCTCGTCCAGGAACGGATGGCCGTCTCGGCCGTCATCCAGCACGAGCGCATCACCTCCGGCGGGCGGCGGGTGAACCTCGCCCGTGAGATGGAGATCTTCGCCCACTACCGGGACCAGCTCGGCAAGCCGGGCACCGCACTGGCGAAGACCCTGCTGGAGCTGTCCCGGGGCCAGATCTGAGGCCGCACGCATCAGCAGCGTGGCCAGTTTTCGCTGGTGTTCGGTCGGTTTCTGCGCTGGGCAGGGCGCGTGAAATAACGCACGCGCCCCGGCGCAGCTGCCGGATCTGAGTTCGGTTGCCGACTCACCCGTACGGCGCGTGACCGGCCGCCGCGAGGCTTCGTTGTTCCCGGTGCCACGCCAGCCAGGTGCGGCCCGCACGACTACGCGTAGACGCCGCCCATGGGCGGAAACCCGGAGCGATGAGACGCCGGCCGCCAGCCGCGGCCCGCGTCGTGGGACCTCACTCCGGTGCCGTGGCCGGTCAGCAGGGGACAGCAGCCCGGTCACATCCGATGGGGTGGTCGGTCCTGGGGACGCCCGGGACCGACCGCATCCGGTCGAAACGGTTGCGCCAGGTGAGGCGCATCCAGGACGATGCTTGACGTACGACGCACCGCGTTCGGCAGGGATCTCGCACTGCCCTTGGTCCGGCCGACGCGGGCTCCGCACCATCGCGCACCACCCCGAAAGCCAGCGGCGCTACCCCCCCCCCAGCGCCGCCCGTCGGTGCCGGCGCTGCCCTGACGCCGGCACCGAAAGCAAAGGGCCCCGTGGCCGTCCGCGAACCCCCCTCGCGGATGGTGTCCGGGGCCCTTCGCTGTGCCCGGCGTGCGCCCGGCGCACGCCTGCCGTCCAGCGAGTGCTGTGCGCCGGCTTTGTGGCGCCTGTGAGGTTGCTGTGACGGGTGTGATCGGCATCACGGCAGCGGTTCTGGTTGAGTGGACAACCTTTTTCGGCCATGTCTGGTCATGTACCTGCAATCGCACGGCCATCCCGCGCCCCACCGCGACGGCCCGCCACCACTTGTGCCGACAACCGGCACTCTGGACCCGAGAGGTCTTCTCGATGAAGCTTCGCCGTGCCCTGACGGCTGCCGCCGCGACGGCCGTCATAGTCCCCGCCGCGCTGCTGGCGGCCCCTGCCGCGTATGCGACCGGCCCCGAGACGGAGCCCGGCGCGAGCGCCGAGCCCACGCCGGGCACGCCTGGTCCGGAGCAGACCGACGCGCCCACCACGCAGCCGGAGACCCCGGACGCCGGTGACGAGAACGCGACGGACGACACCACGCCGGGTGACACCACCCCGGGCGACGACACCGAGCCCGGCGAGGAGACCGGGGGCGGTGACGGCACCGGGCCGACCACCCCGGCCACCCCCGGCGGCGACACCAAGCCGGGTGACTCGCCCAAGCCCTCCACCTCGGCCAAGCCCACCGAGCCGGGCGAGCCCGGTGACGAGGACGAGTGCACGGTCGATGACGCCGCCATCAAGGTGACCGTCGCCCACCTGCCCTCCAAGCTCGTCGCGGGCGGCGGCTGGCAGGGCTTCAGCGTGCGGCTGGCCAACACCACGGACCAGACGCTGGACGAGGTCTACCCGGTCATCTACGCGGTGCCGACCGGCGACATCGACCACCCCAAGTCGCAGCTCGACCTGGAGTACCAGAACCCGGACACCGGCAAGTGGACCTCGTTCGACGAGTGGACCGACGGGGAGTACTTCGGCTGGTTCCAGCTCGACGCGCACCAGACCGCCGAGTTGAAGATGCGGATTCGTGCCGACAAGGGCGCCACGGCCGGTGACGGCTTCGCGCTGGTGGCGGGCGACTACCAGAACCAGGACGGCTCCTGCGGCTGGTCCGAGGAGCGGTGGTACGACTTCACGATCCTGCCGGCCGGCAGCAACCCGGGCGAGATCCCGCCGGCCAAGCCCGGTAAGCCCGGCAACAAGCCCGGTACGCAGGGCGGCGGGAAGCCGGTCAGCACCGGTAAGCCGAAGGACGGCATGGACAAGCTGCCGGTGACCGGCAACCTGGCCGAGACCGGTGCCTCCTCCGCGCTGCCGACCCTCGGCCTCGCGGGCGGGGTCGCGATGGTCGTGGGCGCGGGCGCGATTTTCGCCGTCCGCCGCCGTAAGACGGACGGTGCGTCCGCCGCGTAACGGGAGGCGCAGAGCAGGAGGGCCGCGCCCGGTTCGGGGTGCGGCCCTCCGTCGTACGTGCGCAGGAGACGGTCTAGGAAAGCGACTTCTTCGGCGGTACCGGTGGAACGGCCAGGAAGGGCAGGTTCAGTGCGCCGAACGCGTCCTTGGGGACGGCGGGGCGGAGCGGCTCGACCGGGGACAGTCGGCGGTAGGCCCGGCCCGGGGCGGGGCGCGGGTCCGCCTCGCCCTTGTTGGGCCATAGCGACATCGCGCGCTCGGCCTGTGCGGTGATGGTCAGGGACGGGTTGACGCCCAGGTTGGCGGAGACCGCGGCGCCGTCGACCACGGAGATGCCCGGGTGGCCGTAGAGGCGGTGGTACGGGTCGATGACCCCGTGGTCGGCGTCGGTGCCGATCGGGCAGCCGCCCAGGAAGTGCGCGGTCAGCGGCGTCCCCATCAGCTCGCCGACGTTGCTGCCCGCGAAGCCGTTGATCTCCTGGGCGAGCAGGGTGGCCGCCTGCGTGGCCTCGGGGATCTGCTCGGGGTTCGGTGCGCCATGGCCCTGGCGGGCGGTGAGCAGGCCCTTTCCGATGCCGTCCGGCTTGCGGTAGGTCGTCAGGGAGTTGTCCAGCGACTGCATCACCAGGCCGATGATGGTGCGCTCCGACCAGCGGCGGTTGGAGAGTGAGCGGAGCAGCAGCAGTGGATGCCGCAGGCAGTGCGCGGCCCAGCGGGTGGCGCGCGAGCCGCGGCCGTCGACGGGCACCTGGAGGATGGACATCGCGCCCATCGCGTTCGAGCCCTTGCCGTAACGGACCGGCTCGATATGGGTGTGCGCGTCCGGGTGGATGGACGAGGTGATCGCGACCCCACGGGTGAAGTCGGCCTTGTTGCCGTGCCGTTGGCGGTAGCGGCGGTTGTCGGTCTGCGCGCCCACCAGCGCCTCGGAGTTCGTCCGGGTCAGCTCGCCCAGCTTGCCGGAGATACGGGGCAGCAGTCCGCTGTCCTTCATCTTGTGCAGCAGGGTCTGGGTGCCGTACGTACCTGCGGCGAGGACGACGCGGCGGGCAGTGAAGGTGCGACCCCGGCCCTTGCGCTTGTTGTCGGTGGGGAGGGTGGCGACGGCGAAACCGCCACGCGAGTCCTCGGTGACGGTGACGACCGAGGTCATCGGGTGGATGACGGCGCCGGCCCGCTCGGCCAGGTGGAGATAGTTCTCGTTGAGGGTGTTCTTGGCGCCGTGCCGGCATCCGGTCATGCACTCGCCGCACTCCGTACAGGCCCTACGGGCGGGGCCCCGGCCCCCGAAGTAGGGGTCGGGGACCTCCGTGCCCGGTGGAACCTTGGACGCCCCGTGCGCATCCTTGCCGTCCCCGAAGAAGACGCCCACCGGCGCGAGGTGGAAGGAGTCGCCGACGCCCATCTTGTCCGCGGTCTCCTTGAGGTGGACGTCGGAGGGCGTCATCGTCGGATTGAGGCGGACCCCCAGCATCCGCTTGGCCTGGTCGTAGTAGGGGGCCAACTCCTCCTGCCAGTCCGTGATGTCGCCCCACTGGCGGTCCTCGAAGAACTGCTTCGGGGGGACGTAGAGGGTGTTGGCGTAGTTGAGCGAGCCGCCGCCGACGCCCGCACCGGCCAGCACCATGACATTGCCGAGCAGATGCACCCGCTGGATGCCGTAGCAGCCGAGCGCCGGGGCCCACAGGTAGTTGCGGAGGTCCCAGGAGTTCTTCGGCAGGGTTTGCCGGGTGAAGCGGCGGCCGGCTTCCAGGACGCCGACGCGATAGCCCTTCTCGGTCAGCCGCAGTGCGGAGACCGAGCCGCCGAAGCCGGAGCCGACGACGAGCACGTCGTAGTCGTAGCCGTGGCCGTGGCCGTCGCCGCGATCCTCCTGGGCGTCCCGGGCGTGCGGGGCCTCCCGGCCGCAGTCCCGGTCGCCGTCCCGGTTGCCGTTGCCCTCCTGGTTGCCGTTGCCGTCCTGGTTTTGGGCAGAGTTCTCCTGGGGCACTGGCTCTCCCTGCGTTGGTCAGCGGAGCCGGAGCGCCTTCATCGCGCGCAGGCTGCGGCTCATGAACTGGGCGTACTTCTCGTCGGTCATGCCGAAGGACGGGGCGAGCGGCATCAGCCGCTGATGGGCGACGGTCTGTGCCTCGGTGTACTTGAGAATGCCCTCGGAGCCGTGCCGGCGGCCCAGGCCCGAGTCGCCCATCCCGCCCATCGGCGCCTGCACGCTGGCGTACCCGGCGGCGTAGGACTCGTTGACGTTGACCGTGCCCGTGCGCAGCCGGGCGGCGACCGCGCGGCCGCGGCGGCCGTCCTTGGTCCAGACGCTGGAATTCAGCCCGTACGGGGTGGCGTTGGCGAGCGCCACCACCTCGTCCTCGTCGCGGAACCGGTAGATGGACACGACCGGGCCGAAGGTCTCCTCGTCGCAGACCGACATCGGGGCCTGTACGCCGTCGAGGATGGTCGGCTCGTAGAACAGCGGGCCGATGTCGGGGCGGGGCCGCCCGCCGGCGACCAGCGTGGCGCCCTTGGCGACCGCCTCGTCGACATGGCGGGTGACGGTCTCCAGCTGGCGCTCACCGACCAGGGAGCCCATGTCGGCGCCATAGGCAAGGGAGTTGCCGAGCCGCATCGCCTTGGTCCGGGCGGCGAAGCGCTGGAGGAAGTCGTCGGCGATGGACTCATGGACGTAGAGCCGCTCGATGGAGATGCACAGCTGGCCGGCGGAGGCGAAGCAGCCGCGGACGGCACCGGAGGCGGCCTTCCCCACGTCGGCGTCCTTCAGCACCAACATGGCGTTCTTGCCGCCGAGTTCGAGCGAGACGCCGACCAGCCGGGCGGCGGCGCCCTGGGCGACCTCGCGGCCCGTACGGGTCGAGCCGGTGAACGAAACGTAGTCGGCGTGCGCGACGACGGCGGGGCCGACGACCGGGCCCTCACCGATCACGACCTGCCAGACGTCCTCCGGCAGCCCGGCCTCGATGAGCTGCTCGCGGGCCCACAGCGCGGTCAGCGCGGTCTCCGTGTCGGGCTTCATGACGACGGCGTTGCCCGCGACAAAGGCCGGCAGCGCGTCGCCGACGGAGAGTTCGAAGGGGTAGTTCCAGGGGGCTATCTGCCCGACGACGCCCCGGGGCTGGCGGAGTTCGGTGACCTTGGTGAGGGTCGGGACGACGCCGGTGCGGGCCTTGGGGCTGAGGTAGGAGGGGGCCTTGCGGCCGTAGTGGCGGGCGGTGACGGCGACCGCCTGGATCTCCTCGTGGGCGTGCAGCCGCGCCTTGCCGGTCTCCAGCTGGATCAGGTCGAGCACCTCGGCCTGGCGGCGCAGCACCAGGTCATGGAAGCGGAGCAGGACCGCGGCGCGCTGCTTGACCGGGACCTTCGCCCAGCGCTCCTGGGCGGCGCGGGCGCGTTCGAAGGCGGTGGCGACGTCCTCGGGGGTGGACTCCGGCAGATCGGCCAGCTTCTCCCCGGTGAAGGGGGTGTGGTTGGCCGTACGGCCTCCCCCACCCACCACACCGCGGGTCAGCCGGGCGGCGATCTCGGGGGTGACCACCTCGGCCGCGGTACGGGCGCCCGCGGGGGTCTGGGCGACCGGGTTGCCTCCCGTGGGGGCCTCGGCGGGGGCGTTGGCTACGGGGGCCGCGGGGGCGTCCGCGGGAGCCTCGGCGGGGGCCTCCGCGGCGGAGGCAGCTGTTCCGGTGTCCTGCGAGTCCGTCATGCGGGCGAGCGTATTCCTCCCCCGGCGCTTTGTGTACCCGGCAGTAATGAGTTTTCACGCGGCACGCACAATCGTGCCAGTGACCGCTGGCCGCAAGGGCGCCGGCCTGGGACGACCAGGAGGCCCGCGATCACGCCCCCGACAGCCGGAACGCGTCGAGCGCGGTGTCGAAGTGCCGCTTCGCCTCGGTACGCGAGCCGAGCGGGGCGGAGATCCACACATCGATCATCCGGCCGCCCTCGTCCCAGCTGAGGTCGTAGGTGTAGCGCGCACCGCCGTCCTGGGCGCTGCCGTCCCAGACGAACTCCCAGAGTCCGGCCTGGAGCCCATTGTGGGTGGTCTCGGTGACCCGCCCCCGACGGTAACCGCGGTAATCGGCGGGCCCCTTGGCGTCCGCCGCGCGCATCGCGCCCAGGGGGCCCTCCGGCACCTGCTTCTGTAGCTGGACGCCGATCCGGAAGCGCTTGCCCTGGGAGTAGTAGTAGACCCGGCCGTTCTCGTAGGAGCGGGTGAAGCCCTCCGGTACGGCGAGCGCGAAACCGGCCGGGTCGCCGACGAGTCGGTAGCCGGCCGGGACCTTGCCGGTGCCCCCGGAGGCGGGCGGCGCGGTGACGGTGGGTCGTGCGGTGGCGGTGGGTTGCGCCGTGCCGGAGTCGCCGCCCTGCGACGGCCCGGCGTCCGAGGTCTGCTGGGTCCGGCTGGGCCGGCCGCCCGTGCCGCCGCCGTCGCCGTTCTGGTTCATCAGCAGCACGGCGATGCCCGCGCCCGCGCCGCCGATCACCACCGCCGCGAGCGCGACCAGCAGGGCGGTGCGGGCGCGGCCGGTGTGCGGGCGGGCGGCCGCGGCCAGTGCCCGGTCGTCGAGGGCGTCCCGGATCGGCGTGCCTGGGGGGCGGGCGGCTGTACTGGCGGCTGTACGGGGGCTGGGTCTTCCGGTGGGGTCTTTGGGGGCGGGACGGGCGGCGGCGGTACGGCCGGGGGTGGACGGGTCCGGGGGCGGGGTGCCGGCGGCCGGGAAGTCCTCGCTGGGCGGGTGCTCAACGGGGGCGTGGTCGCCGGGCGGAGGCTCACCTGGCGGGCTGCCGTCGGGGGCGTCGTACAGCGGGGCGTGGACGTCGTGCCCGGCCCCGTGCCCCGGATGCGCCCCGTGCCCCGGATGCCCGCCATGCTCCCCGGCCCCCCGCACCGCCCCGCGTTCCGGCGCGCGGCCCGACTGCAGATAGCCGCGCAGCAGCCGCTCCGTCTCGGCGACGCCCAGCCGCCGGTCCGGCTCGCGCTCCAGCAGACCGTCCACAACGGCGTGCAACGGGCGGGCAGATTCGGGGAGTTCGATCTCGTCGTACACCACCGCGTGCAGCACCCCGCCCAACGAGTCTCGGTGGAACGGCGAGGCACCGCTGAGCGCGGCGCACAGTAGTACCCCGAGCGACCAGAGGTCGGCCTCCGGGCCGGTGCCGCGCCCGGCCATCCGTTCCGGCGCGGTGTATTCGGGCGAGCCGACGAAGCCGCCGGTGTCGGTCAGCGTCGTGACGCCGGGTACCTGGGCGATGCCGAAGTCGGTGAGCACGACCCGGCCACTGCCCGATTCCATCAGGACGTTGGCGGGCTTGATGTCGCGGTGCAGCACCCCATGGGCGTGCGCGGCGCGCAGCGCGCCCAGTAGTGCGACGCCGATCCGGGCCGCCTCGCGCGGGGCGACCGGTCCGCCGCTGTGCAGCCGGTCGGCCAGTGACGGGCCCTCCACCAGCTCCATCACGATCCACGGCCGGCCGTCCTGTTCGACGACGTCATGCACCACGATCACATTGGGGTGCTTGATCCGGGCGACGGTCCGCGCCTCCCGTATGGCCCGCTCACGCTGCACCTGCGCTTCGGGCTCGGCCGTTCCCTCGTCCAAGTGCAGTTCTTTGACGGCGACTTGACGCCCCAGTACTTCATCGGTGGCACGCCAGACCGTTCCCATTCCGCCGCGGCCCAGCCGTATTCCCAGGCGGTACCGGCCACCGATGAGTCTGTCCTCGCCCCCGAAGATCCCCATGGCCCCATCTTGCCGCACGACCGTCCTTCCGGCAGGGGCAGCGGCCCTCGTCCGGCCATGGTCATGCCCACCCCTGCCGCTGACCTGCTCCGCTGTGATCCACTGCCCGCATGGAGGCAGTTGCGGCAAGCGTGGTGGCCGTTCTGGGCACCCTGTTGGGCTCCGGCGTCACCCACGTCCTCCAGACCCGGGCCACCGACCGCAGCGAGCGGTTCGCCCGCGCGGAGCGGCTGCGGCAGGAGCGGACCGGCCGGGGAGCGGACCGGCCGGGAGGGGCACCGGACGGGAGCGGGACCACACGGGACGTGCGGACATGGGACGTGCGGACATGGGACGTGCGGACACGGGACATGCGGACACGGCAGCGGGACGACACGGGGGTGGAACCTCCACCGGCTCTCCTGCCGTCCTTGACACAGTGAGGCTGTTGTACGGGAACTGCCGGTACGGCGGCCACAAGAGGCGGATCGGGGGTCGGTCATGGTGATGCAGGACGGTGGAACGGTGGACGTCCGTCCGGGTCCCGGTCCGGGCCGGGCCGCTCCGGAGCACAGCGGCGCCTACCTCGCGACCGGGCTGTGCCTGACGCTGTACGCCGGTGTCCTGGGTGCCTGGACGGTCTTCGGCATCACCCAAGGGGACGGCAGCACCTGGGACTTCGTCGAGGGCCTGTTCAACCCGGGCGCCTCCCTCACGACCCAGATCCTCGGCCCGTACGAATGGTCCTTCACCGTCGCGTTTCTGGTGATCGCCGGGCTCACACTGGCCCAGCGGCGGGTGGCGCGCTCCGCGGCGCTGCTGTCCGGCTTCGTCCTGCTCGCTCTCTCCCTCCGCGAGGGCGTCGGCCTGCTCCACGCCGCCTACCGCCACCAGTACACCAACGACCCGCTGGGCAGCTGGGCGCTGGCCACCCGCGGTCTGGGCGTGGTGGTGGCGCTGGTCGTCCTGTTCTCGATGTTCCCGGCCACCGAGCGGCGGTGCGACGACCAGCCGCCGCTGGCCGGTGCGGCCGCCCCGGATGCCCAGTGGCGCCGCCTGTCCCGTATCTGCGGGGTGCTCTTCCTGATCATGGCCCTGGCGGAACTCGGCTGGGCGCTCCGCGACATGACGTCCGGCGGGACGGACACCGGCCGCTATCTGCGCGGGGTGGTCGACGGTTCGGTGCTCGGCGCCCTCGATCTCGCGGCGTCCGCCGAGTTCACCACCGTCGGCTCGGTCCTCGTATTGCTGATCCTCGGGGTGCTGGCCCTCCGGGGGCGCCGGGAAGTCCGGGGCGCGCTCCTGGTGTTCGCGGCGCTGGAGCTGTACATGACCGTACGCACGGTGGTGTGGCTGACCGTCTCCGACTTCTTCAACCGCTCCTTCGAAACCACCGAGGGCGCCTTGTCCATGGCCACAACGGCCTACGGCCTGGCCGCCATGACCTCCGTCGTCGTCCTGGCCACCGGCCGCGGCTTCGGCCCGTACGAGAGCCTCCGCCCGGAGGGGGTACGGGCGGCGGCGGTGGGGCGGGAGGGGTGGTTGTAGGGGCCTGCCCCGGCACCGCGCCGGGCCTGCCCACCCTCCCAGGGGCGTAGCGTGGACGGTGCGTCCGTCTTGTGGGGGTGGTCATGGAGTTGTTCCACGAGGAACCCGGTATCGGTGAGCGGGTCGCCCGGTTGCGGGCGCGGCGGAAGCTGACGCAAGAGGGGTTGGCCGAGCGGGCGGGGCT contains these protein-coding regions:
- a CDS encoding chorismate mutase; translation: MSTTTGTAPDTGARSPEAAGVITDARQRIDDLDGRIIGLVQERMAVSAVIQHERITSGGRRVNLAREMEIFAHYRDQLGKPGTALAKTLLELSRGQI
- a CDS encoding LPXTG cell wall anchor domain-containing protein, which encodes MKLRRALTAAAATAVIVPAALLAAPAAYATGPETEPGASAEPTPGTPGPEQTDAPTTQPETPDAGDENATDDTTPGDTTPGDDTEPGEETGGGDGTGPTTPATPGGDTKPGDSPKPSTSAKPTEPGEPGDEDECTVDDAAIKVTVAHLPSKLVAGGGWQGFSVRLANTTDQTLDEVYPVIYAVPTGDIDHPKSQLDLEYQNPDTGKWTSFDEWTDGEYFGWFQLDAHQTAELKMRIRADKGATAGDGFALVAGDYQNQDGSCGWSEERWYDFTILPAGSNPGEIPPAKPGKPGNKPGTQGGGKPVSTGKPKDGMDKLPVTGNLAETGASSALPTLGLAGGVAMVVGAGAIFAVRRRKTDGASAA
- a CDS encoding GMC family oxidoreductase, yielding MLVVGSGFGGSVSALRLTEKGYRVGVLEAGRRFTRQTLPKNSWDLRNYLWAPALGCYGIQRVHLLGNVMVLAGAGVGGGSLNYANTLYVPPKQFFEDRQWGDITDWQEELAPYYDQAKRMLGVRLNPTMTPSDVHLKETADKMGVGDSFHLAPVGVFFGDGKDAHGASKVPPGTEVPDPYFGGRGPARRACTECGECMTGCRHGAKNTLNENYLHLAERAGAVIHPMTSVVTVTEDSRGGFAVATLPTDNKRKGRGRTFTARRVVLAAGTYGTQTLLHKMKDSGLLPRISGKLGELTRTNSEALVGAQTDNRRYRQRHGNKADFTRGVAITSSIHPDAHTHIEPVRYGKGSNAMGAMSILQVPVDGRGSRATRWAAHCLRHPLLLLRSLSNRRWSERTIIGLVMQSLDNSLTTYRKPDGIGKGLLTARQGHGAPNPEQIPEATQAATLLAQEINGFAGSNVGELMGTPLTAHFLGGCPIGTDADHGVIDPYHRLYGHPGISVVDGAAVSANLGVNPSLTITAQAERAMSLWPNKGEADPRPAPGRAYRRLSPVEPLRPAVPKDAFGALNLPFLAVPPVPPKKSLS
- a CDS encoding succinic semialdehyde dehydrogenase: MTDSQDTGTAASAAEAPAEAPADAPAAPVANAPAEAPTGGNPVAQTPAGARTAAEVVTPEIAARLTRGVVGGGGRTANHTPFTGEKLADLPESTPEDVATAFERARAAQERWAKVPVKQRAAVLLRFHDLVLRRQAEVLDLIQLETGKARLHAHEEIQAVAVTARHYGRKAPSYLSPKARTGVVPTLTKVTELRQPRGVVGQIAPWNYPFELSVGDALPAFVAGNAVVMKPDTETALTALWAREQLIEAGLPEDVWQVVIGEGPVVGPAVVAHADYVSFTGSTRTGREVAQGAAARLVGVSLELGGKNAMLVLKDADVGKAASGAVRGCFASAGQLCISIERLYVHESIADDFLQRFAARTKAMRLGNSLAYGADMGSLVGERQLETVTRHVDEAVAKGATLVAGGRPRPDIGPLFYEPTILDGVQAPMSVCDEETFGPVVSIYRFRDEDEVVALANATPYGLNSSVWTKDGRRGRAVAARLRTGTVNVNESYAAGYASVQAPMGGMGDSGLGRRHGSEGILKYTEAQTVAHQRLMPLAPSFGMTDEKYAQFMSRSLRAMKALRLR
- a CDS encoding serine/threonine-protein kinase; this encodes MGIFGGEDRLIGGRYRLGIRLGRGGMGTVWRATDEVLGRQVAVKELHLDEGTAEPEAQVQRERAIREARTVARIKHPNVIVVHDVVEQDGRPWIVMELVEGPSLADRLHSGGPVAPREAARIGVALLGALRAAHAHGVLHRDIKPANVLMESGSGRVVLTDFGIAQVPGVTTLTDTGGFVGSPEYTAPERMAGRGTGPEADLWSLGVLLCAALSGASPFHRDSLGGVLHAVVYDEIELPESARPLHAVVDGLLEREPDRRLGVAETERLLRGYLQSGRAPERGAVRGAGEHGGHPGHGAHPGHGAGHDVHAPLYDAPDGSPPGEPPPGDHAPVEHPPSEDFPAAGTPPPDPSTPGRTAAARPAPKDPTGRPSPRTAASTAARPPGTPIRDALDDRALAAAARPHTGRARTALLVALAAVVIGGAGAGIAVLLMNQNGDGGGTGGRPSRTQQTSDAGPSQGGDSGTAQPTATARPTVTAPPASGGTGKVPAGYRLVGDPAGFALAVPEGFTRSYENGRVYYYSQGKRFRIGVQLQKQVPEGPLGAMRAADAKGPADYRGYRRGRVTETTHNGLQAGLWEFVWDGSAQDGGARYTYDLSWDEGGRMIDVWISAPLGSRTEAKRHFDTALDAFRLSGA